One Trichoderma asperellum chromosome 5, complete sequence genomic region harbors:
- a CDS encoding uncharacterized protein (EggNog:ENOG41~BUSCO:EOG092D0S5N): MPFIAEDSWINGQASTYNISELEDCSIAVDASYYLSLLLDTDPSHEPLLPALGGLTGIQYHIRQSLDLWDKHRITPFFIFDGQSLIGQDEITLKRGRAANQKTDQAWELYSQTEAEQAVAAFGANPGAFRLQNLYPLFQSILKERGLHFLVPPYNACAQLAYFDMIDSDQCAGIMGSQELLLYPIQDSVIRNLDWNAGTVTAISKKRVMRALGVNESMFIDAMLMTGTSFLPTFPPLQDTSIYPAPFTIAEAVNILRTSDKAVVSACASFNDILQAKDPNWLDKYRKARMAVHHFIYISESGEVTVHDFDRLTQDNHEYLGLQMPAELFHYLNTGLIGARILNGITHGQILVLPTLDGTASDEYKKLVTSQILPIKEQALGLIIPRVHRGIGHKDITMKVWFDPNYSYTFNHRSAQPPPSQRVGTWDVKEKDLRDFFPADFAGPVYLEVLALANQDFVEKTISREKPIRGIDSTDMVVSVAIWRFLHLRGYVDDSHKLTNWGNALATTLIAIKDATEDGPDVPGIDEAALLAFELLRFGLLSGKYVEGAPGMPRKGTDDEKSSVILISQCASLLKLRHQVFGYTGPLNKSLLGFRGLSTTVREADRDLIEAIVASMFMYGQCKRDRADQLEISQKLPFSQEPHIGLGIATLTFFDEDEPSDDKEARAARLEAFPETFVPLSEALPEDFRIAIDFVSALNQGVQTLDAASLPPNEKSAWTKAQDYINARPF, translated from the exons ATGCCTT TTATTGCGGAGGATTCCTGGATCAATGGCCAGGCAAG CACCTACAACATTTCCGAGCTTGAAGACTGCTCCATTGCTGTCGATGCTTCATACTACCTGAGCCTCCTTCTGGACACCGATCCTTCTCATGAGCCTTTGCTTCCTGCACTCGGGGGCTTGACGGGCATCCAATATCATATCCGGCAAAGTCTTGATCTCTGGGATAAGCATCGGATTACCCCCTTTTTCATCTTTGATGGCCAATCCTTAATTGGACAAGATGAGATCACTCTAAAGCGTGGTCGCGCTGCGAACCAGAAGACGGATCAGGCATGGGAGCTTTACTCGCAAACTGAGGCCGAGCAGGCTGTCGCTGCTTTTGGAGCTAACCCAG GCGCCTTTCGTCTCCAGAATTTATACCCTCTCTTCCAAAGCATtttgaaagaaagaggactGCACTTTTTGGTGCCTCCCTACAACGCTTGTGCTCAG CTTGCCTATTTCGACATGATCGACTCGGATCAATGTGCTGGTATCATGGGGTCCCAGGAGTTACTTCTATACCCCATTCAAGACTCAGTTATTCGAAACCTTGACTGGAATGCTGGAACTGTGACGGCCATCTCAAAGAAGAGGGTTATGCGCGCACTTGGAGTTAACGAATCCATGTTCATCGACGCCATGCTCATGACAGGAACCTCATTTCTTCCTACATTCCCACCGCTGCAAGACACGTCCATCTATCCAGCCCCATTTACCATTGCGGAGGCAGTTAACATTCTGCGGACCTCAGATAAGGCTGTGGTTAGCGCTTGTGCCTCATTCAACGACATCTTGCAAGCAAAGGACCCCAACTGGCTAGACAAGTATCGCAAAGCCAGAATGGCAGTCCATCATTTTATTTACATTTCCGAGAGCGGCGAGGTCACGGTTCACGACTTCGACCGTCTCACACAAGACAACCACGAATATCTCGGTCTCCAGATGCCCGCAGAGCTATTTCACTATCTCAACACGGGCCTTATCGGGGCTCGCATCTTGAACGGAATAACACACGGGCAGATCCTTGTCTTACCGACTCTGGATGGTACTGCTTCTGACGAGTACAAGAAGCTTGTCACTAGCCAAATCCTTCCCATCAAAGAGCAAGCCCTTGGCCTCATCATTCCCAGAGTTCACAGGGGAATTGGCCACAAGGACATCACGATGAAGGTTTGGTTCGATCCGAACTACTCGTACACTTTCAACCATCGCTCCGCCCAACCACCCCCTTCACAACGGGTGGGAACCTGGGACGTTAAGGAGAAAGACCTACGTGACTTCTTCCCAGCAGACTTTGCCGGCCCAGTGTACTTGGAGGTGCTTGCTCTTGCAAACCAGGACTTTGTTGAAAAGACAATTTCTAGGGAGAAGCCCATCCGCGGCATCGACAGCACTGACATGGTGGTATCGGTCGCCATCTGGCGCTTCCTCCATCTCAGGGGCTATGTTGACGATTCACACAAGCTGACAAATTGGGGCAATGCCCTAGCGACTACGCTTATTGCCATTAAGGACGCAACGGAAGATGGTCCTGACGTGCCAGGCATCGATGAAGCTGCCTTGTTGGCATTTGAATTATTGCGATTCGGACTTTTGAGCGGCAAATATGTTGAAGGCGCGCCTGGTATGCCCCGGAAGGGAACAGATGATGAGAAGTCGAGTGTGATTCTCATTAGCCAATGTGCTTCACTGCTGAAGTTGAGACACCAAGTGTTTGGATACACCGGACCCCTGAACAAGAGTTTACTCGGATTCCGTGGGCTATCTACGACGGTTCGCGAAGCTGACAGAGACTTGATCGAAGCAATTGTGGCATCCATGTTCATGTATGGCCAGTGCAAGCGCGATAGGGCTGATCAGCTAGAAATCAGCCAGAA GCTTCCTTTCTCACAAGAGCCGCATATTGGACTTGGCATCGCTACATTGACCTtctttgatgaagacgagccATCAGATGATAAAGAGGCGCGAGCTGCCCGCCTGGAAGCGTTCCCAGAAACATTTGTGCCACTATCAGAGGCGCTCCCTGAAGATTTCCGTATCGCCATCGACTTCGTTAGCGCCCTCAACCAAGGTGTGCAGACGCTGGATGCAGCCTCATTACCGCCAAATGAGAAGTCTGCCTGGACAAAGGCTCAAGATTACATCAATGCTAGGCCATTTTGA
- a CDS encoding uncharacterized protein (EggNog:ENOG41): MAATADIPVIDISGDQDVVAQQLVDAAQEHGFIYIKNLGRDISRSSIDGAFALSKKLFDAPVEEKQACTINTNNRGWSGMHSETLDPKNQKVGDFKEAFNFGEFVDGKAQQPLPPTIASDEPEINAFADSCHKLCKKLLHLLGIGLGVGDFFSSAHGTNGESASILRLLRYPPPDQTAPSSDDIRAGAHSDYGSITLLFRLKGQAGLELQKKDGSWAPVPVCPPGSENDVSPPILINIGDLLSYWTNGLFRSTVHRVVFPSDNQASRVQGETSSAPRYSIAFFCHPKGTIPLEPVPSDRVKNFVPDESTPNQNPYAERKVMTANEHLFMRLKASYGTLYDEEP, from the exons ATGGCTGCCACAGCAGACATCCCCGTTATCGACATATCCGGAGACCAGGATGTCGTGGCCCAGCAACTGGTCGACGCCGCCCAGGAGCACGGCTTCATTTACATAAAAAATCTCGGAAGAGACATCTCCAGGAGCAGCATCGATGGGGCATTTGCGCTG TCTAAGAAGCTATTCGATGCCCCCGTAGAAGAAAAGCAGGCCTGCACCATCAATACAAATAACCGCGGCTGGTCTGGCATGCACTCGGAGACTCTGGATCCCAAGAACCAAAAG GTTGGAGACTTCAAAGA AGCTTTCAATTTTGGTGAATTCGTCGATGGAaaagctcagcagcctcttcctcccacCATTGCTAGCGATGAGCCTGAGATCAATGCATTTGCAGACTCTTGCCACAAGCTCTGCAAGAAGCTGTTGCATCTCCTCGGAATAGGTCTCGGC GTTGgcgacttcttctcctcagcgcATGGCACCAACGGCGAATCCGCCTCCATCTTGCGCCTTCTCCGCTACCCACCCCCTGATCAGACCGCTCCCTCTAGTGATGATATCCGCGCCGGCGCACATTCCGACTACGGCTCCATCACGCTACTCTTCCGGCTAAAAGGCCAGGCTGGCCTAGAACTCCAGAAGAAAGACGGCTCTTGGGCTCCTGTGCCCGTCTGCCCGCCTGGCTCAGAGAACGACGTCAGCCCCCCGATTCTGATCAACATTGGAGACTTGCTCTCTTACTGGACCAACGGGCTGTTTAGAAGTACCGTCCACAGGGTAGTCTTCCCATCCGATAACCAGGCGAGCAGAGTACAAGGCGAAACAAGCTCCGCGCCGCGGTATTCGATTGCCTTCTTTTGCCACCCTAAAGGAACAATACCCTTGGAGCCTGTGCCCAGCGACAGGGTGAAGAACTTTGTGCCAGATGAGAGCACCCCGAATCAGAACCCGTATGCTGAGAGAAAGGTCATGACGGCAAATGAGCATCTTTTTATGAGACTGAAGGCTAGCTACGGGACTTTGTATGACGAGGAGCCGTGA